Proteins encoded together in one Peribacillus asahii window:
- a CDS encoding ANTAR domain-containing response regulator encodes MNKRIMVVEDESIVRLDIAMMLKDAGYEVIAEAGDGEMAIELAYSLKPDLIIMDIKMPKLNGLKASEIISNKFNIPILLLTAYSQREYIDKAKQANILGYLVKPISEASLIPAIEIALKQAENANAYKEKVQEMNEKLKNRKIVEKAKGILIKQFNLSEDTAYKKMRTISMNKQVTLEKVAKHVISKYNV; translated from the coding sequence GTGAATAAACGGATCATGGTTGTTGAAGATGAATCCATTGTGCGATTAGATATAGCCATGATGTTAAAAGACGCTGGGTACGAAGTGATAGCTGAAGCAGGAGACGGGGAAATGGCCATTGAATTAGCTTATTCGTTAAAGCCTGACCTCATCATCATGGATATAAAAATGCCAAAACTGAATGGCCTTAAAGCAAGTGAAATCATCTCGAACAAATTTAATATTCCCATCCTGCTTTTAACGGCATACAGCCAGCGGGAGTATATAGATAAAGCGAAACAAGCTAATATATTAGGCTACCTAGTTAAGCCGATTTCAGAGGCTAGTTTAATTCCTGCTATTGAAATTGCCTTAAAGCAAGCAGAAAACGCGAATGCCTACAAAGAAAAAGTCCAAGAAATGAACGAAAAGCTAAAAAACCGGAAGATTGTTGAAAAAGCAAAAGGAATTCTCATAAAGCAATTTAATTTATCCGAAGATACTGCATACAAAAAAATGAGAACAATTAGCATGAATAAACAGGTAACATTAGAAAAAGTGGCAAAACATGTCATATCGAAATATAACGTGTAA
- the eutS gene encoding ethanolamine utilization microcompartment protein EutS — MSEEKKRFIQEFVPGKQVTLSHLIANPDRDMFEKLGIQEVGALGILTLTPSETVIIAGDLATKAANVQLGFLDRFTGSLVIVGSVSEVDMAMSEINRFLAETLGYTPSKITKS, encoded by the coding sequence ATGAGTGAGGAAAAAAAGCGTTTTATACAAGAATTCGTACCAGGAAAACAAGTGACGTTAAGTCATTTAATCGCTAACCCGGATCGAGATATGTTTGAAAAGTTAGGAATTCAAGAGGTAGGCGCCTTAGGAATTTTGACGTTAACTCCAAGTGAGACAGTTATTATTGCTGGTGATTTAGCTACAAAAGCAGCGAATGTTCAACTTGGATTTTTGGACCGCTTTACAGGAAGTCTAGTGATTGTCGGCAGTGTTTCAGAGGTAGATATGGCAATGAGTGAAATCAACCGGTTTCTTGCTGAAACACTGGGCTACACCCCTTCAAAAATAACAAAATCTTGA
- a CDS encoding EutP/PduV family microcompartment system protein yields the protein MYTGNRAMLIGSIGAGKSTLTNALLERQVKAVKTQALIYYDWIVDTPGEYTENPLFYKNIMATALEVTHVMYLQDATKKKNIFPPGFSMGINKLPIGVVTKSDSERADVTHAIAGLKQVIPKGPIVITSSVKGEGLQEIRNLVKCKSLQEMEEYIANHPSNHIIFK from the coding sequence ATGTATACAGGAAATCGGGCGATGCTTATCGGCTCCATTGGTGCGGGTAAATCGACCTTAACGAACGCACTTCTTGAACGACAAGTGAAGGCAGTCAAAACACAAGCTTTAATCTATTATGATTGGATTGTCGATACACCTGGAGAATACACAGAAAATCCTTTATTCTATAAAAATATTATGGCGACTGCCCTTGAAGTAACCCATGTCATGTATTTACAAGATGCGACTAAGAAAAAAAACATTTTTCCTCCAGGCTTTAGCATGGGGATAAATAAGCTGCCCATTGGGGTTGTCACAAAGAGCGATTCGGAGCGTGCTGACGTAACACATGCGATTGCCGGGTTGAAGCAGGTTATTCCGAAAGGACCCATTGTCATTACCTCTTCTGTTAAAGGTGAGGGGCTGCAGGAGATTCGTAATCTGGTAAAATGTAAATCATTACAAGAGATGGAAGAGTATATAGCGAACCATCCATCCAATCATATTATTTTTAAATGA
- the eutH gene encoding ethanolamine utilization protein EutH: MIIIGKIVIYIIMTCAVLGAFAAIKNSDEGLGKQFMEGLHAIGHIFIPAAGIMASIPYLSWFINQVCGPFFSTIGADPAIAATAILATDMGGYQLAEVLKESQEGWIMAMIVGFMAGATIVFSIPVGLAMLDKRDHKYMALGIMSGVLTIPIGAFISSALITLTNSKVRDAISTTADSTYEFTLSYLKIFLNLSPLLIFVLLIAVGLYFLPDLMVKGFMWFGRIMDAGIKLVLVFSIVEIFTGLFSTVFGSWGFHPILADKEDQFRALETAGYIGIMLAGAFPMVYLLQKYAGNQLEAVGKRFGLSKEGSAGILATIANILAMFKLVRTMPPKDKVINISFAVCAAFLLGDHLSFTANFQPTLILPIIIGKLSAGVIGIGLAYWLCVPKALELEKKDREAGIIGKDEYLNHSGENEEEEKEVQAIL; the protein is encoded by the coding sequence ATGATCATTATCGGTAAAATCGTTATTTATATTATCATGACTTGTGCGGTTTTGGGGGCTTTTGCAGCCATTAAAAACAGTGATGAGGGCTTAGGGAAACAATTTATGGAAGGATTGCATGCGATTGGACATATTTTCATCCCGGCAGCAGGTATTATGGCTTCCATTCCTTATCTTTCATGGTTTATTAACCAAGTTTGCGGTCCGTTTTTTTCGACAATCGGAGCCGATCCAGCGATTGCAGCGACAGCGATTTTAGCTACGGACATGGGAGGATATCAATTAGCAGAGGTTTTAAAGGAATCGCAAGAAGGATGGATTATGGCCATGATCGTTGGATTTATGGCTGGAGCAACGATTGTGTTCTCCATTCCAGTGGGACTTGCGATGCTTGATAAACGAGATCATAAATATATGGCTCTTGGTATCATGTCCGGGGTATTGACGATTCCAATAGGAGCTTTTATTTCAAGTGCGTTAATCACGTTGACAAATTCAAAAGTTCGTGATGCCATTTCAACTACAGCGGATTCAACATATGAATTCACTTTGAGCTACTTAAAAATCTTTTTGAATTTATCGCCACTCCTAATCTTTGTTCTTTTAATTGCAGTAGGATTATACTTCCTGCCTGATTTGATGGTTAAAGGGTTTATGTGGTTTGGGCGCATTATGGATGCCGGAATCAAGCTTGTTCTTGTTTTCTCGATTGTCGAGATTTTTACTGGTTTATTCTCAACCGTTTTTGGCAGTTGGGGCTTTCACCCGATTTTGGCAGACAAGGAAGATCAATTCCGTGCTTTAGAGACTGCAGGTTATATTGGTATTATGCTTGCAGGTGCGTTCCCAATGGTATATTTACTTCAAAAATATGCTGGGAATCAGCTTGAAGCGGTGGGCAAAAGATTTGGATTAAGTAAGGAAGGCAGTGCAGGGATCCTGGCTACGATTGCCAATATCTTAGCGATGTTTAAGCTTGTTCGTACCATGCCGCCAAAAGATAAAGTGATTAACATTTCTTTCGCTGTCTGTGCAGCATTCTTATTAGGTGATCACCTATCTTTTACCGCCAATTTTCAACCAACATTAATACTGCCAATTATCATTGGCAAGCTTTCAGCCGGTGTTATTGGGATTGGATTAGCGTACTGGCTATGTGTACCGAAGGCTCTGGAATTGGAGAAAAAGGATCGTGAAGCAGGAATTATTGGAAAAGATGAGTATCTGAATCATTCAGGAGAAAATGAGGAAGAAGAGAAAGAAGTTCAAGCAATTTTGTAA
- a CDS encoding IS1380 family transposase yields MTTLTQKPLHFNRSIKLSNDGGALSSDTGELIFREFDEKIGFSQTIAKHLCLKDTRTYCIHENEQLLRQKIYQLIAGYHENDAADRLTHDPVFTQILGTPALASQPSLSRFFKRFDTQALDQLQAANQKLLDRVHHARQSKTLIFDLDSTHADTYGNQENSSYNTHYRTMSFHPLVVFDGLTGDFLKAQLRPGSVYTSNGVVDFMCPLIEHYNEVFPEKSYLVRGDSGFAVPELYELCEKESVYYIIRLKANAKLKALAEELHPTHEIRDVSVTKSYVEESIYQASSWSKPRRIVIQSTRPAGELFFSHAFFVTSLGESFSPQAIVTSYQQRGTMENFIKEAKDGFGLDQMKSHNFLVNEARMMLSLLAYNFTNWLRTLSFPAAYKSIQIQTIRTRLIKVANKLVRSGLSLYFKMSSSFVYERFFWDVLTRV; encoded by the coding sequence ATGACAACTTTAACGCAAAAACCTTTACATTTCAATCGTTCTATTAAATTATCCAATGATGGAGGTGCACTTTCTTCTGACACAGGTGAATTGATCTTCCGTGAGTTTGATGAAAAAATCGGCTTTTCTCAAACTATTGCCAAGCATCTTTGTTTGAAGGATACACGCACGTATTGTATTCATGAAAACGAACAACTTCTTCGTCAAAAAATCTATCAGCTCATCGCCGGCTATCACGAGAACGATGCAGCGGACCGTTTGACACATGATCCGGTTTTTACACAAATTCTTGGTACACCTGCACTCGCTTCTCAACCGTCGTTATCTCGATTTTTTAAGCGCTTTGACACGCAAGCACTGGACCAACTTCAAGCGGCAAATCAGAAGTTACTTGATCGGGTTCATCATGCCCGACAATCCAAGACACTGATTTTTGATTTAGATTCAACACATGCCGATACATACGGAAATCAAGAAAATTCGTCCTACAACACGCATTATCGCACAATGAGCTTTCATCCACTTGTCGTATTTGATGGGCTAACAGGCGATTTCTTGAAAGCTCAATTGCGTCCGGGGAGCGTTTATACTTCCAATGGTGTAGTGGATTTTATGTGCCCACTCATCGAACACTATAACGAAGTTTTTCCTGAAAAGTCTTATCTTGTCCGTGGTGATAGTGGCTTTGCGGTGCCTGAGCTATATGAATTGTGCGAAAAGGAATCGGTGTACTATATCATTCGTTTAAAAGCGAACGCCAAGTTAAAAGCACTTGCGGAAGAACTGCATCCAACACATGAAATTCGTGATGTGTCCGTGACAAAAAGCTATGTGGAAGAATCTATTTATCAAGCATCGTCTTGGTCAAAGCCTCGTCGTATTGTTATTCAATCGACCCGCCCAGCAGGTGAACTATTCTTTTCACATGCTTTTTTTGTGACGAGTCTCGGTGAAAGCTTTTCGCCTCAAGCGATTGTCACGTCCTATCAACAGCGAGGCACAATGGAAAATTTCATCAAAGAAGCGAAAGATGGCTTTGGCTTGGATCAGATGAAAAGCCATAATTTCCTCGTCAATGAAGCTCGGATGATGTTAAGTCTGCTTGCCTATAACTTCACAAACTGGCTACGTACACTAAGTTTTCCAGCTGCCTATAAAAGCATTCAAATTCAGACGATTCGCACACGTTTGATTAAAGTAGCGAATAAATTGGTGAGATCCGGACTCTCACTGTATTTCAAAATGTCCTCGAGCTTTGTCTATGAACGCTTCTTTTGGGACGTGCTGACCCGGGTGTAG
- a CDS encoding sensor histidine kinase codes for MINTKSIDLLCVLHTNLVEEDIQKIEEVARNLSLIADLNRANVFVDCLTKEGKHAIVVAEAVPATAKSVYNKPVTGKFVYEVFEPAVFFALRTGKEMFLNRALTQEGKTVEQSVVPIRGLNNRVIAALIKEKDISEAIQSQEKMKALSETKETLSELLVGMTGNSSIIPEVIEEALFFVDSQLNILYFNPSAINLVSEACALECKASTPINEYFPCLEDIFLHPDELLIREVEILHKVFQVKKISLGQTNETMVIFRDITELREKERELVVKSVMIREIHHRVKNNLQTVASLLRLQMRRGVPEESKVHFLESLNRILSIASVYEIILSNSSVDDVEIFSLIEKIGNMLVYCEDHENTDIAIEYSGTQFFIESNKAVSVALVINELIQNCVKHAFKGLVEGKIEVSFQYNGHVLEVQVRDNGVGYPEEAKPSLGLEIVKMMIEHDLSGQFTIKRDEKGTIASAKFPLKKGEYGE; via the coding sequence ATGATAAATACAAAATCCATAGACTTATTATGTGTGCTTCATACAAACCTAGTTGAAGAAGACATTCAAAAGATTGAGGAAGTTGCACGAAACCTTTCTTTAATAGCCGATTTGAATCGAGCAAATGTCTTTGTGGATTGCCTGACTAAAGAAGGAAAGCATGCCATTGTGGTAGCAGAAGCTGTACCAGCGACGGCAAAATCGGTTTACAATAAGCCGGTCACAGGCAAGTTTGTGTATGAAGTATTCGAGCCTGCCGTATTCTTTGCATTGCGGACTGGGAAAGAAATGTTTTTGAATCGAGCCTTAACTCAAGAAGGAAAGACAGTAGAGCAAAGCGTTGTCCCGATTAGAGGATTGAACAATCGTGTCATCGCTGCATTGATTAAGGAAAAAGATATCAGTGAAGCAATTCAGAGTCAAGAAAAAATGAAAGCGTTATCAGAAACAAAAGAAACACTAAGTGAGCTTTTAGTAGGTATGACGGGAAACAGCTCTATTATTCCTGAAGTTATTGAGGAAGCTTTGTTTTTTGTTGATTCTCAATTAAACATTCTATATTTTAATCCATCTGCCATTAACTTAGTTTCAGAAGCATGTGCTTTAGAGTGTAAAGCCAGTACTCCGATTAATGAATATTTTCCGTGTCTTGAAGATATATTCCTTCATCCAGACGAATTGCTGATAAGGGAAGTGGAGATTCTACATAAAGTCTTTCAAGTAAAAAAGATTAGTTTAGGTCAAACAAATGAAACGATGGTCATTTTTCGGGATATTACAGAACTTCGAGAAAAGGAAAGAGAACTCGTTGTCAAATCGGTGATGATTCGAGAAATTCATCACCGAGTAAAAAATAATTTGCAAACAGTTGCAAGTTTATTGCGACTGCAAATGAGAAGGGGAGTTCCAGAGGAAAGCAAGGTTCATTTCCTGGAAAGCCTTAATCGAATCTTAAGTATTGCGTCAGTTTATGAGATTATCCTTTCCAATTCTAGTGTGGATGATGTGGAAATTTTTAGTTTGATTGAAAAAATCGGTAATATGCTTGTGTATTGTGAGGACCATGAGAATACAGATATTGCAATCGAGTATTCAGGAACTCAGTTCTTTATTGAATCTAATAAAGCGGTTTCCGTAGCATTAGTCATCAATGAACTTATTCAAAATTGTGTAAAGCATGCCTTCAAAGGATTGGTAGAAGGAAAAATTGAAGTATCCTTTCAGTACAATGGTCATGTTCTAGAGGTGCAGGTCAGGGACAATGGAGTAGGCTATCCAGAAGAAGCTAAGCCATCATTAGGTTTAGAAATCGTAAAAATGATGATTGAACACGATCTATCTGGTCAATTTACTATTAAACGTGATGAAAAAGGTACAATTGCCTCAGCGAAATTCCCGTTAAAAAAGGGGGAGTATGGTGAATAA